The Chelonoidis abingdonii isolate Lonesome George chromosome 11, CheloAbing_2.0, whole genome shotgun sequence genomic interval TTACTTAGACCTGCTCTCCCCACCCaatgctcccctcccctgctctttgatgcctTCTGAATGAGATAGAACACAGGCCGAATGAACTGTTGCAACATTTAGTCACAATCGGGAAGAGGTGGTGGCAGAAGGGGGGTAGGGGGTCTACAGCCCTGAGTCTCAGCTCTGAGCTCTCTGAACAACACCACTGACTGGTGTGCCAAGCTCCAAGCATCTGAAGTTGCAGAAAAAACCACAGGAATTCCATTTAAGGAACTGCACGAAAACCTTAGGCAATGCCTGGGTGCGTAACGGCGCTGTACTGCAATCAGGTGAGATCGAAGCGTTTCGCAAGCGGGGGACGGAGCAGAACGCTGGACAGACTATAAGAGGggccaccctcctgcccctcctcatTCCACCTTCTTTCTTGCTCTTGGCTCTTTCTCGCTCTTCCCTTGCAAAAATGAGTCAGGTGAGTCCCAGTGTAACAGGTTACCTGAATTTCCTACGTCTCACGCTAATATTCTCTTTTAAAGCGCGTAGCTTAAGGGGAATGGTGAGGACATTTCTGCATATAGGCGGAGTCTTAGCAGCCTATTTCTTCCTGCCTTATCTGTGAGTGTGACTTCTAAATGCAGCGAACCGTTGCAGTATCTGTAAGCACTTTCAGACCTAGCTTGGCTGCTCTGGTTCATTGGTAACGCTGTCTTGCCGGTTGAGTTTGCATGTGTCTAATTTTGGATGCATCTTGGCAGGGAGCTATTTCGGGAGCCTCAATTTTTGACTGCCCAGAGTGATGCATTTTAAGAgcgcctgattttcagagggtggctgctcagcactgcctgaaaatcaggtccattaAGGTTTCTTCTAGTTGGGCTCCTCTAAAATTCAGCCCAACGGTTTTCCTTTCAGGTTACCCAGCAAACGATCAAGGGGGATCTTTCTGAGCTGGAAAAAGCCATTGAGACAATCATCAACATTTTCCACCAATATTCGGTACGTGTCGGGCATTTCGACACCCTGACCAAGGGGGAGCTGAAGCAGCTGATTGACAGGAACCTTGTGAACTTCCTGAAGGTGAGTGAAATCAGAGCAGCTTGACTTGTACTCTGCAGGCAGTAGAATAAGGGGCTAGATCTTCCTCTGCAAATAATGGAGCAACATTGACACAGgatagctgagggtctggcccatatTCTGGAAAGCTGAATGTGCCTAGAGACTGAATTTAACTAGAACAGGGTGGGGACAATTCTCCAGCACTTCTTGGTCTGGAACCGGGGGCTCAGATCCTTTCACCTCCTCTCTCTGTTCGCCCCAGTTCCCAGGTGTTTGACTTTCATTAGCTGACTGCAGTTCTGCAAAGGAATTCGGTGAGATCCGGTACATGTGCCATCGGGTCTAAGGCTGTTGAATTTGGGAACGTAAAACGCAGAGTGTTCTGCTTTGTAGCTGTCTCACAACACACAAATAGGTGCAGTTTTGTTGCAGAGAGTCTGTCTCAGCTTAGGAAGCCCTCCTCGCTGTGGCATCTGAACCTCTTGAAAGGGCTTCTTGGGAACTATAGGGCACCAGTAAAGATTTGAGGCCAGCATGGTAGTGGATAACCACTCTTGTGCTCCGTACTGTATTTACTTCTGCTGtctatccccctcccctcccacagtgtATTCCAAACTCCTTTTCTATGCACCGATCGAAAGTCCCCTTCAGCGTGATCACACCGATCATGTGCTCTGGGTTGCAGCAGCCCTGGCGGCTCATGACCCTTGGCAATCTGGCATGTCCCCCCCAGCTGTGATATAGCCTCATGGGCAGGACACTGGATGGGGCTTGGGAGACCTTGGCTCACCTCCTAGCTCtgctggtgaccttgggcaagtccctgcttgctctgtgcctcagtttcccatgggAAAAAATGATACTggcttcctttgtaaagcacccCAAAATCTAAAGATTATAAGAGCGAGGCTGTTATTTGATTCTTCTTGAGAACCAGGCAGAGCCATTCCAGTCTGTAATCAGGAGTGAGCCCATCAGGGGAAGGGCAAGAGGTGCACAGCGTTTAAGGACCCAGTTAGCTGGTGGGGTGGGaaacacccagctctgctccagtggTTTGAAGCTCTAGACTGCAGTGTACTTTACCAAAGAGGGAGGGAGCATTATCCCCGGGGGAAACTGAAGGGCAGAGCAGGCCGGAATAGGCTCCCACTCCGGTAGCCTCAGAAATGGGCTCCATGGTCCCTGAAGGATGCCTGGCCCTCAGAACATAGGCACGGCCAGCCTGGCTTAGCCCTCTGGTCCCTCTCGCTCATTCTCCAGACTAGTGCCTGAGGGTTCTGGTGGGGCTGTTGGGTGGAGAGCTTCCTGCGTCATCATCACGTCTCGTGCCACAAGAAGCCCGCTGCAACTAATGCCCCTTACCCTTTCCTCCCTTTTCCTACAGAGACAAAAGGACCAAGCTTCCATCGATAGCCTATTCAGAGAACTGGACAAAAACAGAGACCAGCAGCTCAGCTTTGGGGAGTTCATGGTCCTGATCACCAGGGTGACCATCGCCACCCATGAGAACAtccaccagggagagggaggacagcagcagcagcagcaccagcactgaACTCAGGCTGCCCAAGTCTGAGGCTGGGGCCAAACGCACTGAGACAGTAGCTCAAAGCTGCTGAGATTCCCCCTCGCTGGGGTCTGATGATTTGGCCATGAGACAATAAAGATTTGCTGTAAAATTCTCCAAGTTTTTTGCCTTTGATTTGTGTTTTCCCAGGAGGCTGGTGCCATGTGCC includes:
- the LOC116832707 gene encoding protein S100-A12-like isoform X1 — protein: MPGCVTALYCNQVTQQTIKGDLSELEKAIETIINIFHQYSVRVGHFDTLTKGELKQLIDRNLVNFLKRQKDQASIDSLFRELDKNRDQQLSFGEFMVLITRVTIATHENIHQGEGGQQQQQHQH
- the LOC116832707 gene encoding protein S100-A12-like isoform X2 yields the protein MSQVTQQTIKGDLSELEKAIETIINIFHQYSVRVGHFDTLTKGELKQLIDRNLVNFLKRQKDQASIDSLFRELDKNRDQQLSFGEFMVLITRVTIATHENIHQGEGGQQQQQHQH